One stretch of Vulpes lagopus strain Blue_001 chromosome 12, ASM1834538v1, whole genome shotgun sequence DNA includes these proteins:
- the LOC121473461 gene encoding keratin, type I cytoskeletal 14 — protein MTSCSRQFTSSSSMKGSCGIGGGSSRMSSVLAGGACRAPSAYGGLSVSTSRYSSGGACGLGGGYGGGFSSSSSFGGGLGSGFGGGYGGGLGAGFGGGLGAGFGGGLGAGFGGGFGGGDGLLVGSEKVTMQNLNDRLASYLDKVRALEEANTDLEVKIRDWYQRQRPAETKDYSPYFKTIEDLRNKILTATVDNANVLLQIDNARLAADDFRTKYETELNLRMSVEADTNGLRRVLDELTLSRADLEMQIETLKEELAYLKKNHEEEMNALRGQVGGDVNVEMDAAPGVDLSRILNEMRDQYEKMAEKNRKDAEDWFFSKTEELNREVATNSELVQSGKSEISELRRTVQNLEIELQSQLSMKASLENSLEETKGRYCMQLAQIQDLIGNVEEQLAQLRCEMEQQNQEYKILLDVKTRLEQEIATYRRLLEGEDAHLSSSQFSSGSQSSRDVTSSSRQIRTKVMDVHDGKVVSTHEQVLRTKN, from the exons ATGACCTCCTGCAGCCGCCAGTTCACCTCCTCCAGCTCCATGAAGGGCTCCTGCGGCATCGGGGGCGGCTCCAGCCGCATGTCCTCTGTCCTGGCTGGAGGCGCCTGCCGGGCCCCCAGCGCCTACGGGGGCCTGTCGGTCTCCACCTCCCGCTACTCCTCCGGGGGGGCCTGTGGCCTGGGGGGCGGCTATGGTGGTGgcttcagcagcagcagcagctttgGTGGGGGCCTGGGTAGCGGCTTTGGTGGAGGATACGGTGGTGGCCTTGGTGCTGGCTTCGGGGGTGGCCTTGGTGCTGGCTTTGGGGGTGGCCTTGGTGCTGGCTTTGGGGGTGGCTTCGGTGGTGGTGACGGGCTCCTGGTGGGCAGCGAGAAGGTGACCATGCAGAACCTCAACGACCGCCTGGCCTCCTACCTGGACAAGGTGCGCGCCCTGGAGGAGGCCAACACGGACCTGGAGGTGAAGATCCGCGACTGGTACCAGAGGCAGCGGCCCGCTGAGACCAAGGACTACAGTCCCTACTTCAAGACCATCGAGGACCTGAGGAACAAG ATCCTCACGGCCACTGTGGACAATGCTAACGTCCTCCTGCAGATTGACAATGCCCGTCTGGCTGCTGACGACTTCCGTACCAA GTACGAGACAGAGCTGAACCTGCGCATGAGCGTGGAGGCCGACACAAATGGCCTGCGCCGGGTGCTGGATGAGCTGACTCTGTCCAGAGCTGACCTGGAGATGCAGATTGAGACCCTGAAGGAGGAGTTGGCCTACTTGAAGAAGAACCACGAGGAG GAAATGAACGCTCTGAGAGGCCAGGTGGGCGGAGATGTCAACGTGGAGATGGACGCCGCCCCTGGTGTGGACCTGAGCCGCATCCTGAACGAGATGCGCGACCAGTACGAGAAGATGGCAGAGAAGAACCGCAAGGATGCCGAAGACTGGTTCTTCAGCAAG aCAGAGGAGCTGAACCGCGAGGTGGCCACCAACAGCGAGCTGGTACAAAGCGGCAAGAGCGAGATTTCCGAGCTCCGGCGCACTGTGCAGAACCTGGAGATCGAGCTGCAGTCCCAGCTCAGCATG AAAGCATCATTGGAGAACAGCCTGGAGGAGACCAAAGGCCGCTACTGCATGCAGCTGGCCCAGATCCAGGACCTGATTGGCAACGTGGAGGAGCAGCTGGCCCAGCTACGCTGCGAGATGGAGCAGCAGAACCAGGAATACAAGATCCTGCTGGACGTGAAGACAAGGCTAGAGCAGGAGATCGCCACCTACCGCCGCCTGCTGGAGGGCGAGGATGCCCA CCTCTCGTCCTCCCAGTTCTCCTCTGGCTCTCAGTCCTCCAGAGATG tGACCTCCTCCAGTCGCCAGATCCGCACCAAGGTCATGGATGTGCACGATGGCAAGGTGGTGTCCACCCACGAACAGGTTCTTCGCACCAAGAACTGA